One part of the Euzebyales bacterium genome encodes these proteins:
- the sbcD gene encoding exonuclease subunit SbcD, with translation MRLLHTADWHVGRTIRGHSRADEHRPVLAEIAELADEHAVDVVLVAGDQFDTAAPSAEAEQIVYAALLDLARTGAQVVVVAGNHDNPRRWGAITPLLARSDVHAAASVRRPDAGGVVELPTRSGETARIALLPFLSQRSIVRAEHLMGHDAGDATSAYAERMIALIAALTAGFTPDAVNIVLGHLTVTGGEPTFGGGERAAHTIFDYFVPPHAFPATAHYVALGHLHMPHRIPGAAPIWYAGSPLALDFGEAERDHKAALLVDVTPDTPARVDHLPLRAGRRLRTLRGSLDDVLAQRDAIDPEAYLRIVLDEPPRIGLARMVRDEFPHAVDVSIAADRADDRGEVARRDVRGAPHELFSRYLTDLGISDDALTALFAQLLEEEHAADAS, from the coding sequence ATGAGACTCCTGCACACCGCCGACTGGCACGTGGGCCGTACCATCCGTGGTCACAGCCGCGCGGACGAGCACCGGCCGGTGCTGGCCGAGATCGCCGAGCTCGCCGACGAGCACGCGGTCGACGTGGTGCTCGTGGCGGGCGACCAGTTCGACACCGCCGCACCGTCGGCCGAGGCCGAGCAGATCGTGTACGCGGCGCTGCTCGACCTCGCGCGCACCGGCGCCCAGGTCGTCGTGGTCGCCGGCAACCACGACAACCCCCGGCGATGGGGCGCGATCACGCCGCTGCTCGCGCGTAGCGACGTCCACGCGGCTGCGTCCGTCCGTCGGCCCGACGCGGGTGGCGTGGTGGAGCTGCCGACACGTTCGGGCGAGACTGCGCGGATCGCCCTGCTGCCGTTCCTGTCCCAACGCTCCATCGTGCGCGCCGAACACCTGATGGGCCATGACGCGGGCGACGCCACCAGCGCTTACGCCGAGCGGATGATCGCCCTGATCGCGGCGCTGACGGCGGGATTCACGCCCGACGCGGTCAACATCGTGCTCGGGCACCTCACCGTGACGGGTGGCGAGCCGACGTTCGGCGGCGGTGAGCGGGCCGCCCACACGATCTTCGACTACTTCGTGCCTCCGCACGCGTTCCCGGCCACCGCTCACTACGTGGCGCTCGGGCACCTGCACATGCCGCACCGCATCCCCGGCGCGGCACCGATCTGGTACGCGGGCTCGCCGCTCGCGCTGGACTTCGGCGAGGCCGAGCGCGATCACAAGGCGGCGCTGCTCGTAGACGTCACGCCCGACACGCCCGCGCGCGTCGATCACCTGCCCCTGCGGGCGGGGCGCCGGCTGCGGACGCTACGCGGGTCGCTCGACGACGTGCTGGCGCAGCGCGACGCCATCGATCCCGAGGCCTACCTGAGGATCGTGCTCGACGAGCCACCGCGGATCGGGCTGGCCCGCATGGTGCGGGACGAGTTCCCCCACGCGGTCGATGTGTCCATCGCTGCGGACCGGGCCGATGACCGTGGCGAGGTCGCGCGACGGGACGTCCGCGGGGCGCCGCATGAGCTGTTCAGCCGGTACCTCACCGACCTCGGCATCTCCGACGATGCGCTGACCGCCCTGTTCGCCCAGCTGCTGGAGGAGGAGCATGCGGCCGACGCGTCTTGA
- a CDS encoding ATP-binding protein, which translates to MSDGTDPAVGRVLGTEDATPLEFWVGIDPDAGQYLQLDDVVALDRRLPDGRDVRISGIVSQVRARHEGSRFDGDVFLVSAGVLPAELSEAAQVQATRFEPEVFVPPHPGTRVRRATGAERDEALFFDRMRQRLPVGLSRAGEPVYANLEFLDGTRGAHVNISGISGVATKTTYATFLLHSLFHSGVLGGEAHNTRALIFNVKGEDLLFLDHDNRQLDPAERGRYDVLGLAGGAFKSVELWAPPRRGATTAAPDTGARLDGVGGFFWTLDEFCRDELLPFLFADASDDRQQYTMIVHHLTAKLRRDVVGIGDGGVRVAGRTARTFRDFVEIISDLLESEDTATEWAGRAIGVGTINAFIRRLHSAGKHLDHIIRGDLPNPERHRIAREQQITVVDIHNLHDRAKRFVVGVVLRSTFEDKERSGQARPLVFVVLDELNKYAPRDGSSPIKEVLLDIAERGRSLGIILVGAQQTASEVERRIIANSAIRVVGRLDTAEASREEYGFLPPVLRQRATIAKPGTMILSQPELPVPLVCEFPFPAWATRPSEAGVQATARVVAQPADPFDGLDDDLPF; encoded by the coding sequence ATGAGTGACGGGACCGATCCCGCGGTCGGGAGGGTGCTGGGCACCGAGGACGCGACCCCGCTCGAGTTCTGGGTCGGCATCGATCCCGATGCTGGCCAGTACCTGCAGCTCGACGACGTCGTCGCGCTCGACCGCCGCCTGCCCGACGGTCGCGACGTGCGCATCAGCGGGATCGTCAGCCAGGTGCGCGCACGTCACGAGGGGTCCAGGTTCGACGGCGACGTCTTCCTGGTGTCGGCCGGCGTGCTGCCCGCCGAGCTGTCCGAGGCCGCCCAGGTGCAGGCGACGCGCTTCGAGCCGGAGGTCTTCGTGCCGCCGCATCCGGGCACGCGCGTGCGCCGGGCGACCGGTGCGGAGCGTGACGAGGCACTGTTCTTCGATCGCATGCGTCAGCGCCTGCCGGTGGGCCTGTCGCGCGCCGGCGAGCCGGTGTACGCCAACCTCGAGTTCCTCGACGGCACCCGCGGTGCGCACGTGAACATCAGTGGGATCTCGGGTGTCGCGACCAAGACGACGTACGCGACCTTCCTGCTGCACAGCCTGTTCCACTCCGGCGTGCTCGGCGGGGAGGCCCACAACACCCGCGCCTTGATCTTCAACGTCAAGGGCGAGGACCTGCTGTTCCTCGACCACGACAACCGCCAGCTCGACCCGGCCGAGCGTGGGCGGTACGACGTGCTCGGACTGGCCGGAGGCGCCTTCAAGTCGGTGGAGCTGTGGGCGCCGCCCCGCCGGGGCGCGACGACGGCGGCGCCCGACACCGGGGCGCGCCTCGACGGTGTCGGCGGGTTCTTCTGGACCCTCGACGAGTTCTGCCGGGACGAGCTGCTGCCGTTCCTGTTCGCCGACGCGTCAGACGACCGGCAGCAGTACACCATGATCGTGCACCACCTGACCGCGAAGCTGAGGCGCGACGTCGTCGGGATCGGCGACGGCGGCGTACGGGTCGCGGGGCGCACCGCGCGGACGTTCCGCGACTTCGTCGAGATCATCTCCGACCTGCTCGAGAGCGAGGACACAGCGACCGAGTGGGCGGGACGGGCGATCGGCGTCGGCACGATCAACGCGTTCATCCGGCGGCTGCACAGCGCGGGCAAGCACCTCGACCACATCATCCGCGGCGATCTGCCGAACCCCGAGCGCCATCGCATCGCGCGCGAGCAGCAGATCACGGTGGTCGACATCCACAACCTCCACGACAGAGCGAAGCGGTTCGTCGTCGGCGTTGTGCTGCGCAGCACCTTCGAGGACAAGGAGCGCTCGGGACAGGCGCGACCGCTGGTGTTCGTCGTGCTCGACGAGCTCAACAAGTACGCGCCGCGCGACGGCTCGTCGCCGATCAAGGAGGTGCTGCTCGACATCGCGGAACGTGGACGCTCTCTGGGCATCATCCTGGTCGGCGCGCAGCAGACCGCCAGCGAGGTCGAACGTCGCATCATCGCCAACTCGGCGATCAGGGTCGTCGGCCGCCTCGACACCGCCGAGGCGTCGCGTGAGGAGTACGGGTTCCTGCCGCCGGTGCTGCGCCAGCGCGCCACCATCGCCAAGCCCGGCACGATGATCCTGTCGCAGCCCGAACTGCCGGTGCCGCTGGTGTGCGAGTTCCCGTTCCCGGCGTGGGCCACCCGGCCGTCCGAGGCCGGCGTGCAGGCCACCGCACGCGTCGTGGCGCAGCCCGCGGACCCGTTCGACGGGCTCGACGACGACCTGCCGTTCTGA
- a CDS encoding SMC family ATPase, whose translation MRPTRLEVTGFGSFRAQTTVDFTEADLFVLVGPTGAGKSTVIDALIFALYGSVPRYDDRRLVAPVINQGRVEAKVRLDFVVDDVGYTAVRVVRRTQTGATTKEARLESWDPAAPDGAGVGVTTLAGNEKELTERVEGLLGLSFDHFTRCVVLPQGAFAQFLHARSKDRQDLLVDLLGIEVYRRIGRRARERAKQAQARSDHTRRRLGELSDATAEALAAATDRVTMLEQVHRRIVEAQPELERLRERGAELRAAAVAAQQRRALLDGLTQPPAVPDIARRLADATQAEADAGERVEKVEQQRLAAEEARGRLPDGATITELRRLVTERDARGDALAPAADAAAAADAARATADAAHDEAQRELSAVRATRDRVREANHARALAHGLHTGDPCPVCSRPVTELPDHGDAGDLAAADAAHAGAEQRLARSAAALREAAAEAARRRQAKDTLETACRDLTARIDELAASHDLSPAEVPAVAAAVAQADRDLADAHADEQAARATLRRAAERVRGLDGERRAAWAQFDEVRDPLAALGPPAVERDDLATAWSQLLDWAEQRRPELAAAATTAEHAVAEIAEQWRARNRELVAACTSADVPVDGADPRSACAAALERARGDRARVARAVETAVRLRAEMRADEQLTDTASALGQHLGTRRFEQWLLNQALAQLVADASIRLRELSSQAYSLRVDDAGTFLVVDHRNADELRSARTLSGGETFLASLALALSLADHVAQLATGASARLEALFLDEGFGTLDHDTLDVVASALEELGSRGRTVGLVTHVRELAERMPVRFEVRRTGETSTVERVDT comes from the coding sequence ATGCGGCCGACGCGTCTTGAGGTCACCGGCTTCGGGTCCTTCCGCGCCCAGACGACCGTCGACTTCACCGAGGCCGACCTGTTCGTCCTGGTCGGACCGACCGGCGCAGGCAAGTCGACCGTGATCGACGCGTTGATCTTCGCGCTGTACGGCTCGGTGCCCCGCTATGACGACCGCCGCCTGGTGGCGCCGGTCATCAACCAGGGCCGCGTGGAGGCGAAGGTGCGGCTGGACTTCGTCGTGGACGACGTCGGCTACACGGCGGTGCGCGTGGTGCGGCGCACGCAGACGGGTGCCACGACGAAGGAGGCGCGGCTGGAGTCGTGGGATCCCGCCGCTCCCGACGGTGCCGGCGTCGGCGTCACGACCTTGGCCGGCAACGAGAAGGAGTTGACCGAGCGCGTGGAAGGTCTGCTCGGGCTGTCGTTCGACCACTTCACGCGGTGCGTCGTGCTGCCGCAGGGCGCGTTCGCACAGTTCCTGCATGCGCGGTCCAAGGACCGCCAGGACCTGCTGGTCGACCTGCTCGGGATCGAGGTCTACCGGCGGATCGGCCGGCGCGCCCGCGAGCGTGCGAAGCAGGCCCAGGCGCGCAGCGATCACACGCGCCGGCGGCTCGGCGAACTGTCGGACGCGACGGCCGAGGCGCTCGCGGCGGCAACTGATCGCGTCACGATGTTGGAGCAGGTGCACCGACGCATCGTCGAGGCACAGCCCGAGCTCGAGCGACTGCGCGAGCGGGGCGCCGAACTGCGTGCGGCCGCCGTCGCCGCGCAGCAGCGTCGCGCGCTGCTCGACGGCCTGACGCAGCCACCCGCCGTGCCCGACATCGCACGTCGGTTGGCCGATGCCACGCAGGCCGAGGCCGATGCGGGCGAACGTGTCGAGAAGGTCGAGCAACAGCGCCTGGCGGCGGAGGAGGCCCGCGGCCGGCTCCCGGACGGAGCGACGATCACGGAGCTGCGTCGCCTGGTCACCGAACGCGATGCGCGCGGGGACGCGCTCGCTCCGGCCGCCGACGCGGCGGCCGCCGCCGACGCGGCGCGGGCGACCGCCGACGCCGCACACGACGAGGCGCAACGGGAACTGTCCGCGGTGCGCGCCACGCGCGACCGCGTCCGCGAGGCCAACCACGCGCGTGCGCTCGCCCATGGACTGCACACCGGCGACCCGTGTCCGGTCTGCTCCCGACCGGTCACTGAGCTGCCCGACCACGGCGACGCCGGTGACCTCGCCGCTGCCGACGCCGCGCACGCCGGTGCAGAGCAGCGCCTCGCGCGGTCCGCCGCCGCGCTGCGTGAGGCCGCGGCCGAGGCGGCGCGACGCCGGCAGGCCAAGGACACGCTGGAGACGGCGTGCCGGGACCTCACGGCGCGCATCGACGAGCTGGCGGCCAGCCATGACCTGTCGCCGGCCGAGGTGCCCGCCGTGGCGGCCGCTGTCGCGCAGGCCGACCGTGATCTCGCCGACGCCCACGCCGACGAGCAGGCCGCCCGCGCGACGCTCCGTCGGGCGGCTGAGCGTGTGCGCGGCCTCGACGGCGAGCGCCGTGCGGCGTGGGCACAGTTCGACGAGGTGCGGGATCCGCTGGCCGCGCTCGGCCCGCCGGCGGTCGAGCGTGACGACCTCGCCACGGCGTGGTCGCAGCTGCTCGACTGGGCGGAGCAGCGCCGGCCGGAGCTCGCAGCGGCCGCCACGACCGCCGAGCACGCCGTCGCCGAGATCGCCGAGCAGTGGCGGGCGCGCAACCGCGAGCTGGTGGCCGCCTGCACGTCAGCCGATGTGCCGGTCGACGGGGCAGATCCCCGGTCCGCGTGCGCCGCGGCGCTCGAGCGCGCCCGTGGCGACCGGGCACGCGTGGCACGCGCCGTCGAGACCGCTGTTCGGTTGCGGGCCGAGATGCGTGCCGACGAGCAGCTGACGGACACTGCGTCCGCGCTGGGCCAGCATCTGGGCACCCGCCGGTTCGAGCAGTGGCTGCTCAACCAGGCATTGGCGCAGCTGGTGGCCGACGCGTCGATCCGGCTGCGTGAGCTGTCGTCGCAGGCCTACTCGCTGCGCGTCGACGACGCCGGAACCTTCCTCGTGGTCGACCACCGCAACGCCGACGAGCTCCGCTCGGCCCGCACGCTGTCGGGCGGTGAGACGTTCCTCGCATCGCTGGCGCTCGCGTTGTCGCTGGCCGACCACGTGGCGCAGCTCGCGACCGGCGCAAGTGCGCGGCTCGAGGCGTTGTTCCTCGACGAAGGGTTCGGGACGCTCGACCATGACACGCTCGACGTCGTCGCGTCGGCGCTGGAGGAGCTGGGGTCGCGCGGCCGCACGGTCGGGTTGGTGACCCACGTCCGCGAGCTGGCCGAGCGGATGCCCGTGCGGTTCGAGGTGCGTCGGACCGGCGAGACGTCGACCGTCGAACGGGTGGACACCTGA